From one Luteolibacter sp. SL250 genomic stretch:
- a CDS encoding BlaI/MecI/CopY family transcriptional regulator: MARPSHPSNLELQALSVIWHDGPSTVSSVHAALPDGKERAYTTVLSVMQSLERKKLVKRITTEGRAHVYDATYNQEVIVRSATHDFLNAFGGRLDEAILAILSAGQLTPEEKTNIERELQRHKAMAAKKTAKKAAAKTAKKAVKKVAKKAPAKKAAAKKAPAKKAPAKKAPAKKAPAKKVAKKAAKKVAAKSAKKTVKKAAKKTVAKKAAPAKKAPAKKAAAKKVAKKAPAKKAAAKKAPAKKAAPAKKAPAKKAAAKKA, translated from the coding sequence ATGGCCAGGCCATCCCATCCATCCAACCTCGAACTCCAGGCGCTCTCAGTCATCTGGCACGATGGACCCTCCACCGTCTCCTCGGTGCATGCGGCGCTGCCGGATGGAAAGGAACGCGCCTACACCACCGTGCTCTCCGTGATGCAGAGCCTCGAGCGCAAGAAGCTCGTCAAGCGCATCACCACCGAAGGCCGCGCCCATGTCTATGACGCGACCTACAACCAGGAAGTCATCGTCCGCAGCGCGACTCACGACTTCCTCAACGCTTTTGGAGGACGACTCGATGAGGCGATCCTCGCTATCCTCTCCGCCGGTCAGTTAACTCCGGAAGAGAAAACCAACATCGAACGCGAACTCCAAAGACACAAAGCCATGGCTGCAAAAAAAACAGCGAAGAAGGCCGCGGCCAAAACCGCGAAGAAAGCCGTAAAGAAAGTTGCCAAGAAAGCTCCGGCCAAAAAAGCCGCAGCCAAAAAGGCTCCTGCCAAAAAGGCACCGGCTAAGAAAGCACCCGCCAAAAAGGCTCCTGCCAAAAAGGTAGCCAAGAAAGCGGCGAAAAAGGTGGCAGCGAAAAGCGCCAAGAAAACCGTGAAGAAGGCTGCGAAGAAAACCGTCGCAAAGAAAGCGGCTCCCGCCAAGAAAGCTCCGGCCAAAAAAGCCGCCGCCAAAAAGGTAGCCAAGAAAGCTCCGGCCAAAAAAGCCGCCGCCAAGAAAGCCCCAGCCAAAAAAGCGGCCCCCGCTAAGAAGGCACCGGCGAAAAAGGCAGCTGCCAAGAAAGCCTGA
- a CDS encoding phosphoribosylanthranilate isomerase — translation MTLERFLDSDHVSLKICGVTTRADAQRLVDMGVPALGANFWPQSKRHLPPEDASFLRDFAGRILRVGVFVNQPDELAIRLFEEGIIDVVQLHGDEKPADAAPYQAAGIPFIKAIGVKTLSDLSRAAEFGASAILLDAHAPGVYGGTGEVFDWNVANSFKKDHPELPIILAGGIIPGNAALAADTVAPAALDVASGAEISPGVKDFDKVAQLLSALQD, via the coding sequence GTGACGCTCGAACGTTTCCTGGATTCCGACCATGTATCGCTGAAGATCTGCGGCGTGACAACCCGTGCCGACGCACAGCGGTTGGTCGACATGGGAGTACCTGCACTGGGCGCGAACTTCTGGCCCCAGTCGAAACGCCATCTCCCCCCGGAAGATGCATCTTTTCTCAGAGACTTCGCGGGGAGAATCCTCCGCGTGGGAGTTTTCGTGAACCAACCGGACGAACTTGCCATCCGCCTCTTCGAGGAAGGCATCATCGATGTCGTGCAGCTTCACGGCGATGAGAAACCGGCGGATGCGGCGCCCTATCAGGCTGCTGGCATCCCTTTCATCAAGGCAATCGGAGTGAAGACACTCTCCGACCTGTCCCGCGCCGCGGAGTTCGGCGCGTCCGCCATCCTGCTGGATGCCCATGCACCCGGTGTCTATGGCGGCACGGGTGAAGTCTTCGACTGGAACGTTGCGAACTCATTCAAGAAAGACCACCCCGAACTCCCCATCATCCTTGCCGGAGGCATCATCCCCGGAAATGCGGCTCTCGCCGCGGACACCGTGGCGCCAGCCGCGCTCGATGTCGCATCCGGCGCGGAGATCTCCCCCGGCGTGAAGGACTTCGACAAAGTCGCCCAACTCCTCTCCGCGCTCCAAGACTGA
- a CDS encoding TatD family hydrolase — protein MLTDSHCHLASHRFTTDEAPDLIQHAHDAGVNRLVTLATCLDDVEPNLSIANDPSVHACIGIHPCDVHNAPDDAVNQLAAYVADPRVCAIGETGLDYYHPAPDGWEEEAFRSRQRKFLHQHFRLAAEAGLNVVIHTRDQNGQASLDDALSIYAEYHRDVRAVFHCFISTAANAHRVFDLGGIVSFGGVATFKSAREVRDTILSCAAGTFMLETDAPYLAPEPHRGKRNEPAFVFHTASFIASLRGEDIDTLASHTNDVASSFFRFRA, from the coding sequence ATGCTGACGGATTCCCACTGCCACCTCGCCTCCCACCGCTTCACCACCGATGAAGCGCCCGACCTCATCCAGCACGCGCACGATGCCGGCGTGAACCGCCTCGTCACCCTGGCCACCTGCTTGGATGACGTGGAGCCGAACCTTTCCATCGCGAACGACCCATCCGTCCACGCCTGCATCGGCATCCATCCATGCGACGTCCACAATGCTCCGGATGATGCGGTGAACCAACTGGCCGCCTACGTGGCGGACCCGCGCGTCTGCGCCATCGGCGAGACCGGGCTGGACTACTACCATCCCGCGCCGGATGGCTGGGAGGAAGAAGCGTTCCGCTCCCGCCAGCGGAAGTTTCTACACCAGCATTTCCGCCTCGCCGCGGAAGCCGGTCTCAATGTCGTGATCCACACCCGTGACCAGAATGGCCAGGCATCGCTCGATGACGCGCTGTCCATCTACGCGGAGTACCACCGGGATGTCCGCGCGGTCTTCCACTGCTTCATCAGCACCGCCGCCAACGCACACCGCGTCTTCGATCTCGGCGGTATCGTTTCCTTCGGCGGCGTTGCCACGTTCAAGAGCGCGCGCGAGGTGCGGGACACCATCCTCTCATGCGCTGCCGGCACTTTCATGCTGGAGACGGATGCACCTTACCTCGCTCCCGAGCCCCATCGCGGAAAGCGCAACGAGCCTGCCTTCGTCTTCCACACCGCGTCGTTCATCGCATCACTCCGTGGAGAAGACATCGACACGCTGGCCTCACACACCAACGATGTCGCGTCATCCTTCTTCCGCTTCCGCGCGTGA
- a CDS encoding LysM peptidoglycan-binding domain-containing protein yields MNPIKLIIPSAIAIALSSCATKNDEYDTSYAPADAGYDAPAPSNQTYDTPAAYEDAGSASTPNIPVPSTPYAPSAPESAPAAGGGVATTHTVVKGDTLGGIAKKYKVSIASIKAANGMTSDIVVLGKTLKIPAN; encoded by the coding sequence ATGAACCCGATCAAGCTGATCATTCCATCGGCCATCGCCATCGCCCTCTCTTCCTGCGCGACGAAGAACGACGAATACGACACCAGCTACGCTCCCGCGGACGCCGGTTATGACGCTCCAGCGCCCTCCAACCAGACCTATGATACGCCCGCGGCGTATGAGGACGCCGGCTCCGCTTCCACTCCCAACATCCCGGTGCCATCCACTCCGTACGCACCATCCGCGCCAGAGTCCGCTCCTGCAGCGGGCGGAGGAGTTGCCACGACACACACCGTTGTCAAAGGCGACACGCTGGGTGGCATCGCGAAGAAATACAAAGTCTCCATCGCATCCATCAAGGCCGCCAATGGCATGACCAGCGACATCGTCGTTCTCGGCAAGACGCTCAAGATCCCCGCCAACTGA